A region of Maniola jurtina chromosome 7, ilManJurt1.1, whole genome shotgun sequence DNA encodes the following proteins:
- the LOC123867226 gene encoding uncharacterized protein LOC123867226 isoform X3: MSAILNSLRNLASSARTASAGDTSARFGVTPGAEGPGEGGFTEWLHAMRLVARLPAGVPQHFRRKLWQTLAERHLTARGIDWPVAERACFRGTALPDDTELSAQILKDLHRTGCSLFCGAEGRENQAMLRRVLLAYARWNKDVGYCQGFNMLAAIILEVMEKSESDSLKVMIYLVEAVLPEGYFADDLRGLSADMAAFRDLLRLRLPRLAQHMDHLQRISDGGGVEPPLPDVFTMQWFLTLYATWLPRESLLRIWDLILLDGNEILLLTALAIWDMLQDRILSARSADEFYSCMGGGVGAVWEAGEALVARVVAFNSAPELPRLRSLHRYRVAPPAPPNAPPVYHPPLQSAMQSVTKRGLRLFYSEDEGDSSDDGNKMALATVLPRREDRVGAGDRLSLDIGALKRQYARLRERQRQAHVILAAACARHAAVGVPTSPTSLTVNNLLLGKSAIVSSRGRRLGPPPGAIPPSRQTTPIKEKPEELKDKITDDTISWEEEKTRKTLNRRNSVKWKDIKKEKALDLTRKASIDLDEMGDGVIVSELEANEMIASIRSRSSSESSSYSLRSESSTDTSLCDENEKASDSEQELPNDDKENKAHSFKNKKHAVVSNTPICKESKASPSRHVKESINTCLSETEKNIAVDDKNVKNITEYLDSAAGEPLRIYIDGFESKLKDSHIITGEEKSCAPVSPFKCVRHHRIEYERNDTFHRPNYEERRNQKNANVSKCKNVMKLNSIDLSPCHCVVEYGSSYTNESRRPSTSITTSTNTRPPDIIDSFTMYPNFVPDIDLSDKGISDTESPPESPRSESLIVSEDEPPIQLKIDKYFEHSPEFFGARLTDPNNFDIPSRRAIRRNSRLPKKPDSLTLQNNHNENTLKTDSERASSLPQTHSFVCKKSVSPGSREEKISGIEMADRQFNDNKNVPTDTKRAILEESSPNKDTPSSKEYVLRSGRKNSERALQIIQENSQILSRILTKQHISSALSSQLQDRKSIEDIIMDRKNKDNATLTKPSETKILDSPLLKESTSDSLIGCIKRTSKDETSDKSDFLRVRPISIDDPFSYEVRNTPTGSDEFALKNIKTPSIECLGNKTDLYGWENKGFLAKCDYKSNLGQTDTLDDNYRRKNSNISTHSDLQKEIRRATIDEWARYSFSSDSSKISVSQPSSEIKDTSTYEKLFTSDDYNYPLTTPTKYNDFQPSKAGEIVSKLEGQSPKLFESVLKTENSINTFSDFSNRVTSSISFTYEPSVDDDSPMGAKSNSSDTLCQITSLDQVSTPISPKIFPKRETPTLPKDLTEKSDKTKYESDDTSSAITSLLETDTLSSLSYPRSPSTGSYHPFPTRPAMRLPKDLGVRLGMYPKETITSPQK; encoded by the exons ATGAGTGCTATTCTGAACTCCCTCAGGAACTTGGCAAGTTCTGCAAGGACAGCCTCAG CTGGCGACACAAGCGCTCGCTTCGGCGTGACGCCGGGCGCGGAAGGGCCAGGAGAAGGTGGCTTCACGGAGTGGCTGCACGCTATGCGTCTAGTGGCCCGCCTTCCAGCTGGAGTACCACAACATTTTCGTAGGAAG CTATGGCAGACGTTAGCAGAACGGCACTTGACCGCCCGGGGCATCGACTGGCCGGTCGCCGAGCGGGCCTGCTTCCGAGGCACCGCCCTGCCCGATGATACTGAACTTAGTGCGCAGATCCTTAAG GATCTGCATAGAACGGGATGTTCTCTCTTCTGTGGTGCAGAAGGTCGTGAGAATCAAGCGATGCTGCGTAGAGTATTGTTAGCTTATGCAAG ATGGAATAAGGACGTCGGTTATTGCCAAGGTTTTAATATGTTAGCAGCTATAATTTTAGAGGTTATGGAAAAATCTGAATCTGATTCGTTAAAG GTAATGATATATTTAGTAGAAGCAGTGTTGCCGGAGGGCTACTTTGCTGATGATCTGCGAGGTCTATCGGCGGACATGGCTGCTTTTAGAGATCTATTAAGATTAAGACTACCCCGCCTAGCTCAACACATGGATCATTTGCAAAGGATATCAGACG GTGGTGGCGTAGAGCCTCCTTTACCAGATGTGTTTACAATGCAATGGTTCCTAACACTTTACGCAACCTGGCTACCACGGGAGTCACTACTGAGGATCTGGGATCTGATTCTGCTCGATGGCAATGAGATCCTGCTACTTACCGCCCTCGCTATTTGGGACATGCTTCAAGA TCGTATTCTATCAGCGCGATCAGCGGATGAGTTCTACAGCTGTATGGGCGGTGGTGTCGGTGCTGTATGGGAAGCCGGCGAGGCTCTAGTAGCAAGGGTGGTAGCCTTCAACTCGGCGCCTGAACTGCCGCGGCTGAGGAGCCTGCATAGATACAGGGTAGCCCCACCAGCACCGCCGAACGCCCCGCCTGTATATCATCCTCCCTTACAATCTGCG atGCAGTCGGTGACAAAGCGGGGGTTACGTCTTTTTTATTCTGAAGATGAAGGCGACTCGAGTGATGATGGAAACAAAATGGCCTTGGCTACG GTGCTGCCTAGACGTGAAGACCGTGTGGGTGCTGGTGATAGGTTGTCGTTGGATATAGGAGCGCTAAAAAGGCAATATGCTAGGCTTCGCGAAAGGCAACGTCAAGCACACGTAATTTTAGCGGCCGCATGTGCTCGTCATGCTGCAG ttggtGTCCCTACATCTCCAACCTCACTTACAGTCAACAATTTACTCTTGGGAAAAAGTGCTATAGTCAGTTCAAGAGGTCGACGGCTAGGTCCTCCTCCGGGTGCAATTCCACCGTCCCGGCAAACAACACCCATAAAGGAAAAACCAGAAGAACTTAAAGACAAGATTACGGATGATACTATAAGCTGGGAAGAAGAGAAAACTCGAAAGACGTTAAACAGAAGAAACTCTGTAAAATGGAAAgatattaaaaaggaaaaagcATTAGACCTTACAAGAAAAGCTTCTATAGATTTAGACGAAATGGGAGATGGTGTAATAGTATCCGAATTAGAAGCTAATGAAATGATAGCTTCAATTCGATCTCGTAGCTCTAGTGAAAGCTCTTCATACTCTTTACGATCGGAATCAAGTACAGACACGAGCCTTTGTGATGAAAATGAGAAGGCCAGTGATTCTGAGCAAGAGTTACCTAATGATGACAAAGAAAATAAAGCtcacagctttaaaaataagAAGCATGCAGTCGTATCAAACACTCCAATATGTAAAGAATCCAAGGCCAGCCCCTCACGTCACGTTAAAGAATCTATAAATACATGTTTATCtgaaactgaaaaaaatatcGCAGTAGatgataaaaatgtaaaaaatatcacTGAATATCTCGACTCAGCTGCTGGTGAACCATTACGTATTTATATAGATGGTTTTGAATCCAAATTAAAGGATAGCCACATTATTACTGGTGAGGAAAAATCTTGCGCTCCAGTAAGTCCATTCAAATGTGTTCGCCATCACCGAATAGAGTACGAAAGAAATGACACTTTTCATCGGCCAAATTATGAAGAAAGAAGAAACCAAAAGAATGCGAACGTATCAAAATGTAAAAATGTAATGAAATTAAATTCTATCGATTTATCTCCTTGTCATTGTGTTGTTGAATATGGTTCATCATACACAAACGAATCAAGACGGCCTTCTACATCCATAACAACTTCCACAAATACAAGACCTCCAGATATAATCGACAGTTTTACAATGTACCCTAATTTTGTTCCTGATATTGATTTATCAGACAAAGGCATTTCGGACACTGAAAGTCCACCTGAAAGTCCTAGATCCGAAAGTCTTATTGTAAGTGAAGATGAACCTCCAATTCAGttgaaaattgataaatattttgaacATAGTCCAGAATTTTTTGGAGCGAGGTTAACAGATCCTAATAATTTTGATATTCCAAGTAGACGTGCTATCAGAAGAAATTCGAGATTACCCAAAAAGCCAGACTCACTAACATTGCAAAACAATCACAATGAAAACACTTTAAAAACCGATTCTGAACGAGCTTCTTCCTTACCACAAACTCatagttttgtatgtaaaaaatCCGTAAGTCCCGGTTCAAGAGAAGAAAAAATAAGTGGTATAGAAATGGCAGATAGACAGTTTAACGATAATAAAAACGTACCCACTGATACTAAACGAGCAATACTGGAAGAATCATCTCCAAATAAAGATACACCTTCTTCAAAAGAATACGTTTTACGTTCTGGGCGAAAAAACAGTGAAAGAGCTCTGCAAATAATACAAGAAAACTCACAAATACTTAGCCGAATTTTGACGAAACAACACATTTCATCTGCTCTGAGTAGTCAGTTACAAGACAGAAAAAGCATAGaagatattattatggataGAAAAAATAAAGACAACGCTACTCTTACAAAACCTTCAGAAACAAAAATACTTGATTCGCCTCTGCTTAAAGAATCTACCTCAGATTCTTTAATCGGTTGCATTAAACGAACTTCTAAAGATGAAACATCGGATAAAAGTGATTTTCTTAGAGTTAGACCAATTTCGATCGATGACCCATTTTCATACGAAGTTCGTAATACTCCAACAGGATCTGATGAAtttgcattaaaaaatattaaaaccccTAGCATTGAATGTCTCGGCAACAAAACTGATTTGTATGGATGGGAAAATAAGGGGTTTTTGGCAAAATGCGACTATAAAAGCAACCTAGGTCAAACCGATACTCTCGATGATAATTACAGAAGaaaaaatagtaatatttcGACACATAGCGATTTACAAAAAGAGATTCGGCGAGCTACAATTGATGAATGGGCACGATATTCGTTTTCTAGTGACTCATCCAAGATATCCGTTAGCCAACCATCCTCAGAAATAAAAGATACGTCTACATATGAAAAACTATTTACTTCAGATGATTATAACTATCCACTAACAACACCAACAAAATACAATGATTTTCAACCATCCAAAGCAGGTGAGATTGTCTCCAAATTAGAAGGTCAAAGTCCGAAGCTCTTTGAAAGTGTTCTAAAAACAGAAAATAGTATTAACACATTCAGTGATTTTTCTAACAGAGTGACGTCTTCTATTAGCTTTACATACGAACCGTCGGTGGATGACGATTCCCCTATGGGTGCAAAAAGTAATTCTAGCGACACATTATGTCAAATAACTTCGTTAGACCAGGTATCTACTCCGATATCACCAAAAATTTTTCCAAAGAGAGAAACTCCAACACTGCCTAAAGATCTTACTGAAAAGAGTGACAAAACTAAATATGAATCAGACGACACATCAAGTGCTATAACCTCGCTCCTAGAGACAGATACCTTATCTTCGCTTTCTTATCCGCGTAGTCCCTCGACCGGCTCTTATCATCCTTTCCCAACTCGGCCAGCGATGCGTTTGCCGAAGGATCTAGGAGTAAGATTAGGCATGTATCCTAAAGAAACCATTACTTCTCCACAAAAATGA